In Sedimenticola thiotaurini, the following proteins share a genomic window:
- a CDS encoding lipopolysaccharide biosynthesis protein yields MASLRNSLFWSLGEKHLGQIIRLISAMILARLLTPKEIGIFSLCAALLAVASIFRDFGVSEYIIQEKNLTKEKLSGAYALTTMTAWLMALGLFFSRDMFASFYNEPALIDVLNILCINFVILPLASPGFALLNREMQFRNIFVVQFSSTIIHAVTAVALAFLGFSYMSLAWASLTGIVIQTLLIMYYRPRDSLILPNPLQIAHVWRFGIMFSSSRAIDSFNRNVHEFVIGRQFGMEALGIFSRALGLINLFWNNVTAAVTRVASPAFASTYRDSEEQLIILYRKAVAVFTVIAWPFFSFVALDSERIILLLFGDQWLAAAPLASILAISALISSVFSMAPNALIAMGHVKRRLQISLLIAPVHIIGIGIASLFTTWTVAAVWIFSWSVALMLYNYHLSVTLKFTYIDLVKSTLCSFKVTLITVLTLFATSQLLGMTGLHDLLLLPLEACAAALAWFVSVRLLKHPVQEEIMNVYIQFRSAKGEA; encoded by the coding sequence ATGGCTTCTTTACGCAATTCCCTTTTCTGGTCGCTAGGCGAGAAACACCTTGGCCAGATCATCAGGCTAATCAGCGCCATGATCCTGGCTCGTCTCCTGACCCCAAAGGAGATCGGGATATTTTCCCTCTGTGCCGCGCTACTCGCAGTGGCCAGTATTTTTCGCGATTTTGGTGTCAGCGAGTACATCATTCAGGAAAAAAACCTCACTAAGGAAAAACTGAGCGGTGCCTATGCACTGACCACAATGACGGCCTGGCTGATGGCCCTGGGCCTTTTTTTCTCCCGTGATATGTTTGCCAGTTTCTACAACGAACCTGCGCTGATCGATGTACTGAACATTCTCTGTATCAACTTTGTCATTCTCCCCCTCGCATCACCGGGTTTTGCACTATTAAATCGCGAGATGCAGTTCCGTAACATATTCGTTGTTCAATTCAGCAGTACCATTATTCACGCTGTGACCGCAGTCGCCCTGGCATTTTTGGGGTTTAGCTACATGAGCCTGGCCTGGGCTTCACTGACCGGTATTGTGATCCAGACACTGCTGATTATGTACTACCGGCCACGGGACTCTCTGATCCTTCCCAATCCCCTGCAAATAGCCCATGTCTGGCGGTTCGGTATCATGTTCAGTTCCTCTCGTGCGATTGACTCCTTCAACAGAAACGTCCATGAATTTGTCATCGGCAGACAGTTTGGAATGGAGGCTTTGGGTATCTTCAGTCGAGCTCTGGGTTTGATCAACCTGTTCTGGAATAACGTAACCGCGGCGGTAACCAGGGTCGCCTCCCCGGCTTTTGCATCCACCTATCGTGATTCCGAAGAACAGCTGATTATCCTCTACCGCAAAGCGGTGGCTGTATTTACCGTTATCGCCTGGCCTTTTTTCAGCTTTGTCGCTTTGGATTCGGAGCGTATCATACTCCTGCTATTCGGTGATCAGTGGCTGGCCGCTGCCCCGCTTGCTTCCATTCTGGCAATATCAGCACTCATATCGTCCGTATTCTCAATGGCTCCAAACGCACTTATCGCTATGGGCCATGTAAAGCGGAGACTCCAGATAAGCCTCTTGATTGCACCCGTTCATATCATCGGGATAGGGATCGCTTCGCTGTTTACCACCTGGACGGTTGCAGCGGTCTGGATATTCAGTTGGAGCGTGGCGCTAATGCTCTACAACTACCACCTTTCCGTTACGCTTAAATTTACTTATATTGATCTGGTAAAAAGCACGCTGTGCAGTTTCAAGGTAACCCTGATCACCGTCCTCACACTGTTCGCGACGTCACAGCTCCTGGGGATGACGGGGCTTCATGACCTGCTATTGCTGCCACTCGAAGCATGCGCAGCAGCTCTGGCCTGGTTCGTATCTGTCAGGCTCTTGAAGCATCCTGTTCAGGAAGAGATCATGAATGTATATATTCAGTTCAGAAGTGCCAAGGGAGAGGCCTGA
- a CDS encoding tetratricopeptide repeat protein, with amino-acid sequence MQMIKRIYHHFQPVGTGLVLLILLCLAPLTLHAQYAPWVGDTLAGAPCEGKRASYGPYDYRDPMHRGEHLRLVEGAHFMPRVRALIEDRRDSAVINDIDYTLRAFPNHHEALYAIVRYWFLPKSSKRVENRRITTPPECYFNRAINFTPNDGTVRMLYGLYLHKLKKYSRALEQYTSAEKIIPDSAQLLYNMGLLYFDTKQYDKSIDYAKRAYALQYPLPGLRNKLQNKGYWK; translated from the coding sequence ATGCAAATGATTAAAAGGATCTATCATCATTTTCAACCAGTGGGTACAGGCTTGGTGCTTCTTATCCTGCTGTGCCTGGCACCGTTGACCCTGCATGCGCAATATGCACCCTGGGTCGGAGATACCCTGGCAGGCGCCCCCTGCGAAGGTAAGAGGGCGTCATACGGACCTTATGATTACAGAGATCCGATGCATAGAGGAGAACACCTGAGACTGGTTGAGGGCGCTCATTTCATGCCACGGGTACGCGCTCTGATTGAGGACCGGCGTGATTCTGCTGTCATCAATGATATAGACTACACGTTGCGGGCATTTCCCAATCATCACGAGGCACTTTATGCAATCGTGCGTTACTGGTTTCTTCCGAAATCATCAAAACGTGTAGAAAATCGACGCATAACTACACCTCCAGAGTGTTATTTCAACCGCGCCATCAATTTCACACCGAATGATGGCACAGTCAGGATGCTGTACGGCCTCTACCTGCACAAATTAAAAAAATACAGCCGGGCACTTGAGCAATACACTTCTGCGGAAAAAATCATACCGGACTCTGCGCAACTGCTTTATAACATGGGCCTGCTCTATTTCGATACAAAGCAGTACGACAAATCTATAGATTACGCAAAGCGAGCATACGCCCTGCAATACCCTTTGCCTGGATTGAGAAACAAACTCCAAAATAAAGGATACTGGAAGTGA
- a CDS encoding asparagine synthetase B family protein, protein MEKIHGSGSLYASVLGGVFATDANQVDRETLTSISRGLNSSRELLISNSDRCGAISSDSLSAMSNGVVVALVGRPHWNIKELQDHASREGHASALSEAYGKYGTACIDHIEGPFSALILDPNDNRAIAVTDRLGLQPVYYAELRNGVVFSSSASGVLGHPAVGKELREDGIYDYVYFHMVPSPVSIYKRIKKIPAGHLVELSDGCLNQKNYWTPQFLEDNQEDLPALSEKLKYLLKESVKDATDDYSVTGSFLSGGLDSSTVAGCMSELHDNTEAFSIGFSAEGYDEMAFARITAKHFGIHLNEYYVTPDDVVDALPVIATSYDEPFGNSSALPAYFCAKLAKDHGMARLLGGDGGDELFAGNERYAKQGVFEAYHKIPSSFRKYMLEPVIRHLPKGTTLFDKARSYIDQANTPLPDRVQTYNFLHQHNPAEIFSSEFLTAVDTDAPLRLQRETYSRPSNASTLNRMLYFDWQYTLADNDIRKVSHMCAVAGVEVTYPMLDERLLRFSLEIPSNLKLKGSNLRHFYKLALTNWLPQETIDKRKQGFGLPFGVWMQNHKPLQELAYNSLLELKKTHVFNNGFLDHAIELHRKGHAAYYGELIWILTVLQLWMEKHSR, encoded by the coding sequence ATGGAAAAGATTCATGGTTCAGGTTCCCTCTATGCATCTGTGTTGGGAGGTGTTTTTGCCACGGATGCCAACCAGGTTGACAGAGAGACACTAACCTCTATATCCCGGGGACTTAACAGTTCCAGGGAACTACTTATTTCAAACAGTGACAGGTGCGGTGCCATCTCCAGTGACAGCCTGTCCGCCATGTCCAATGGAGTAGTCGTCGCGCTAGTCGGTCGGCCACACTGGAACATAAAGGAGTTACAGGATCACGCCTCCCGGGAGGGACACGCCAGCGCCCTCTCAGAAGCTTATGGGAAGTATGGAACTGCATGCATCGACCATATAGAGGGCCCGTTCTCTGCGCTGATCCTGGATCCCAACGATAACCGGGCAATTGCAGTCACGGACCGCCTCGGTCTACAGCCGGTCTACTATGCTGAACTGCGTAATGGTGTTGTCTTTTCCTCGTCTGCCAGTGGCGTGCTCGGCCACCCTGCTGTCGGTAAGGAGTTACGGGAAGATGGTATCTACGATTATGTCTATTTTCACATGGTTCCTAGCCCGGTTTCCATATACAAGCGGATCAAAAAGATTCCGGCTGGTCATCTGGTTGAGCTCTCCGATGGTTGCCTGAACCAGAAAAACTATTGGACACCGCAATTTTTGGAAGACAACCAGGAGGATCTGCCTGCACTTTCCGAAAAACTGAAATACTTGCTGAAAGAGTCGGTTAAAGATGCCACGGACGATTACTCTGTAACCGGTTCATTCTTGAGCGGTGGTCTGGACAGTTCCACAGTCGCCGGCTGCATGTCAGAACTGCACGATAACACTGAAGCCTTTTCTATCGGTTTTTCGGCCGAAGGTTACGACGAGATGGCTTTTGCCCGCATTACGGCAAAACATTTTGGCATTCATCTGAACGAATACTACGTCACACCGGACGATGTTGTTGACGCACTCCCGGTTATCGCCACCAGCTACGATGAACCCTTTGGTAACTCTTCCGCACTACCCGCCTATTTCTGTGCCAAGCTTGCAAAAGATCATGGCATGGCTCGCCTGTTGGGAGGGGACGGCGGTGACGAACTGTTTGCCGGGAATGAGCGCTACGCTAAGCAGGGCGTATTCGAGGCGTATCACAAAATACCTTCTTCATTCAGAAAATATATGCTGGAGCCGGTGATCCGCCACCTGCCTAAGGGTACCACCCTGTTCGATAAAGCCAGAAGTTACATAGACCAGGCAAATACCCCGTTGCCGGACCGGGTGCAGACATACAACTTTCTGCATCAGCACAATCCAGCTGAGATTTTCTCATCTGAATTTCTTACCGCAGTCGATACGGATGCTCCGCTCCGATTACAGCGAGAGACCTACTCACGGCCGTCCAATGCATCCACGCTCAACCGGATGCTCTATTTTGACTGGCAATACACGCTGGCAGACAACGACATCAGAAAAGTCAGCCATATGTGTGCTGTTGCCGGCGTGGAAGTGACCTATCCGATGCTGGATGAGCGCCTGCTACGGTTCTCACTGGAAATCCCCAGCAACCTCAAGCTCAAAGGCAGCAATCTACGCCACTTCTATAAGCTGGCCCTGACTAACTGGCTCCCCCAGGAGACTATCGATAAAAGGAAACAGGGTTTCGGACTCCCCTTTGGAGTATGGATGCAGAACCATAAACCGCTTCAGGAATTGGCCTATAACAGCCTGTTGGAGTTGAAGAAGACCCATGTTTTCAACAACGGTTTCCTCGATCACGCTATCGAGCTACATCGTAAGGGACATGCGGCGTACTATGGCGAACTGATCTGGATTCTGACCGTGCTGCAACTCTGGATGGAAAAACACTCCAGATAA